Genomic segment of Streptomyces sp. NBC_01210:
GTGAACTCGACCTCCTCCCAGCCCGCAGCCGGCCGCCCGGTGCGCAGCTCGGCGAGCTTGTGCTCGCTGAACTCCCGTCCGTACTCCGGCACATAGCGGGTCTGCGTCCAGACGCCGCCGCGGTGCCGGTAGTGCTCGGCAAGCGCCCACGCCATCGTCGTGGTGCCCGTGGACTCGGCGCCGAGCACGACCACTCGCCGGGCGAGCGCCGCGCGCACGGGCGGTTCCAGGAAGTCCCAGCAGCCGACGGGGTCCTTGCGGACGGCCGTGCCGGAGACCGGGAAGACGGTGCGGTCGGGGTCGACGCACACGGACTCGGCGCCGAAGCGCCGCCCGAGCTCCTGGCCGTACGGCTCCGAGGTGAAGACGGCGTCGACCGGCTCGGGGACGGCGGCGCGGAAGACGGCCATGTGCGCCTCCCAGATGCCGGGGTCGTTCAGGTCGACGTGGATGTCGTCGAGGGCGCCCACGACCCGTACGTCCGGGTGCACCTCGCGCATCCAGCGCACCCGGTCGGCGAGCGGAATCGACTCCACCGAGGCGGCGCAGACCAGGACGGTCAGCCGCTCGCAGCGGTCGGCCGCGGTCCGTACGAGATGGTGGTGTCCGGCGTGCGGCGGATAGAACTTCCCGAGCACCAGGCCGTGCCGGTAGGTCTTCATGCGGTCGCCTCCGCCAACTCCCGTTGCTCCGCGGCCAGATCGCGCGACCAGCTGCGCAGTCCGATGACGCACAGCGTCATGAAGCCGACATACAGCAGGGCGGTGAGGTAGAGCTCCTTGTACGCGTAGAGCGGGATGTAGACCACGTCGGCCGCGATCCACAGCCACCAGGACTCGAGGCGCTTTCGGCACTGCCCGTACGTCGCCATCAGCGACAGGGCGGTGGTGAGCGCATCCCAGAACGGGACGTTCGAGTCGGTGGCGCGGTCGAGGAGGAGCGTGAGCCCGAAAGTCCCCACCACCCCCGCCGCGAGCAGCCAGGTCCACTCGGTGCGCGTGGTGCGCCGCACCGGTAGTCCGTCGGGACCTGGTCCACCCCCGTGGGTCCAGGTCCACCAGCCGTACACGGCGAGGGTGATGAAGACGACTTGCAGGCCTGCGTCGGCGTACAGGCGGGCCTGGGTGAAGAGAAGGATGAAGAAGAGGTTGTTGGCGATGCCGATCGGCCAGTTGGCGATGTGCTGGCGGGCGACGAGCCAGACGCAGAGCGCACCACTGCCGAAGCCGAGGACCTCGGTCCAGCTCACCGGGGTGTCGAGAACGGTGAACAGCGGCTGCTGCAGGGGGTCGAGGATGTCCGCGAGACTCACGCCCGCCTCCTTAATAGTCATGTTGACTATAAAGGTGAACCAGCCGTCCCACAAGGCCGTTCACACAAGATGCGAGAAGCCCGCGGTCAGAGGTGACCGCGGGCTTCGCCCAGTGAACGGGGGTCTCTACAGGCCGACTTCCTTCATCAGCATGCCGACCTCGGTGATGGTCATCCGGCGCAGCCAGCCGGACTTCTGGTCGCCGAGGGCGATCGGGCCGAAGCTGACCCGCACGAGCTTGTCGACCGGGAAGCCGGCCTCGGCGAGCATGCGACGGACGATGTGCTTCCGGCCCTCGTGGAGGGTGACCTCCACGAGGTAGTTCTTGCCGGTGTTCTCGACGACGCGGAAGTGGTCGGCGCGGGCGTAGCCGTCCTCCAGCTGAATGCCGTCCTTGAGCCGCTTGCCCAGGTCACGCGGGAGCGGTCCCTGGATCGCGGCGAGGTAGGTCTTCTTCACGCCGTACTTGGGGTGGGTCAGGCGGTGCGCGAGTTCACCGTGGTTGGTGAGCAGGATGATGCCCTCCGTCTCCGTGTCGAGACGTCCGACGTGGAAGAGCCGGGTCTCGCGGTTGGTGACGTAGTCGCCCAGGCACTGCCGACCGTCCGGGTCCTCCATGGAGGAGACGACACCGGCGGGCTTGTTGAGCGCGAAGAAGAGGTACGACTGCGTGGCGACCGTCAGGCCGTCCACCTTGATCTCGTCCTTCTGCGGGTCGACGCGCCTGCCCTGCTCAAGGACGATCTCGCCGTTGACCTCGACACGGGCCTGCTCGATCAGTTCCTCGCACGTACGGCGCGAACCCATACCGGCCCGGGCGAGGATCTTCTGCAGGCGCTCGCCCTCCTGCTCGGCCCCGGGGAACGTCTTGGGCGTCTTGACCTGCGGCTTGTCGGCGTACCGGTCGCGGTTGCGCTGCTCGATCTTGGCGTCGAGCTCACGGGGACGGGATTCGCGCTGGCCGTGCGGGCCGCGACGCGGGGCACCGGCCCTGCCGCCGCCCTGCGGGGTCTTCGGGCCGCCCTTGGCGCCACCGCGGGCGGACGCGCCGCGGCCGCCCGACTTGCCGCCCTCGGAACTCTGGCTGCCGCCGACGTCGTAGCGGCGCTCCTCGGGCCGGGGGCGGCGGGGGCGCTGCTCCTGCTTGTCGTCGCGCCCCTTGTCGCCGCGCCCCTTGCCGCCGGCGCCCCGGGAGTCCCGGTTCCCGCCGGCGCCCCGGGAGTCCCGGTTGCCGCTTCCGCTGTTCCTGCCGCTGCTTCGCATCAAAATTCCGTCTTGTCGTCTGCGTCGGTGTCCGGTGCGTCCGGATCGAACGACGGCACACCCTCTTGTGTCTCGGCCTCGATCGCTTCCGCCTCGGGGAGGAAGGGCGCGAGCTCCGGGAGCTCGTCCAGGCCTCGCAGGCCCATCCGCTCCAGAAAGTAGTTCGTCGTCGTGTACAGGATCGCACCTGTTTCAGGTTCCGCGCCCGCCTCCTGGACCAGACCGCGCTGGAGGAGGGTGCGCATGACGCCGTCGCAGTTCACTCCGCGTACGGCGGAGACGCGTGATCGGCTGACCGGCTGCCGGTACGCGACGACCGCGAGGGTCTCCAGGGCGGCCTGGGTGAGCCGCGCCTGCTGCCCGTCGAGAACGAAGCGCTCGACGGCGTCGGCGTACTCCGCCCGCGTGTAGAACCGCCAGCCGCCCGCGACGAGCCGCAGCTCGAAGCCGCGGCCCTGGACGGTGTACTCGTCCGCGAGCTCCCGCAGCGCATCGGCGACCGCCCTGCGCGGCTGCTCCAGCACCTTGGCGAGGTGCTCCTCGGTGGCCGGCTCGTCGACGACCATGAGAACGGCTTCGAGCGCGGGCTTGAGATCACTCACGCGTTCCCCTCCTGCTCCTGGTTCTCGCGAACCTCTTGATCGAATTCATCGGTGACCAGGGGCTGCTCCGCGCCCTCGCCGCCGGTCCAGCGCACCATCAGCTCGCCGAGGGCGACTTCCTGGTCCAGGATGACGGCCTTCTCGCGGTAGAGCTCCAGCAGCGCGAGGAAGCGGGCGACGACGGTGAGGGTGTCGGGTGCGTCTGCGGCGAGCTCCCGGAAGCTGACCTCCCCGGCCTCCCGCAGCCGCGCGACGACCACTTCGGCCTGTTCGCGCACGGACACGAGGGGCGCGTGGATGTGGTCGATGTACACCTGCGGCTTGGGCCGGGGCTGCATCGCCTTCACCGCGAGCCTGGCGAAGCCTTCGGCGCCGATGCTGATGACGACCTCGGGCAGCAGCTCGGCGTGGTGGTCCTCGAGCCCGACGGTCCTCGGGTACCGCTTGCCCTCCGCATCCAGCCGCGCGCTGAAGATCTCGGCGATCTGCTTGTACGCGCGGTACTGCAGCAGCCGCGCGAAGAGCAGATCGCGCGCCTCGAGCAACGCGAGGTCGGCCTCGTCCTCCACCTCGGCGGTGGGCAGCAGCCGCGCGGCCTTGAGATCGAGCAGCGTGGCGGCGACGACGAGGAACTCGGTGGTCTGATCGAGATCCCAGTCGGGCCCCATGGCCCGGATATGCACCATGAACTCATCGGTGACCTTGGAGAGGGCGACCTCGGTCACATCGAGCTTGTGCTTGGAAATGAGCTGCAGGAGAAGGTCGAAGGGCCCTTCGAAGTTGGCGAGCCGTACTTTGAACCGCCCGTCGTCGGGGGTCTGAGGCGCGGCCGCGTGCTCCGCGGGCGGGGTTGCCGGAACCGCGGGCGCGGCGGGCTCCGGCGCGGCGGGCTCGGCCTCGGCCGCCACGGAGGAACCGGGCGGCTCCACCACCGCGGTCCCGGCGGGACCACCGTCGTCGCCGTGAGACAGGCGGCCAGGACCCGGGGCCCCGCCCCCGCCCGGCTCCGAAACCCTCCCGGGCACGAACACGGCATCCGGCCCGGCGGGACCACCGTCGTCCCCCTGAAACAGGCGGCCAGGCCCCAGGGCCCCGCCCCCGCCCGGCTCCGAAACCCTCCCGGGCACGAACACGGCATCCGGTCCGGCGGGACCACCGTCGTCGCCGTGAAACAGGCGGCCAGGGCCCGGGGCCTCGCCCCCGCCCGCGGCAGCAGCCACCCCGGCCTCCGGCGTGGCAGGCTCCGGCCCGCTCACCACCGCGGTGGCCTCCGCCCGAGCGGGCAGCTCCGGCTCCGACTCCACGGACGCGCCCGCAGGGCCCTCCGGCGCACCATTGTCACCGCGCAGCGGGCGACCCGGTCCCGGGGCCTCGTCCGCACCCGCGGCGGAGCCGCCTGTCGAGGCAGCGGGAAGGGGCGGGGTGGCGGAAAGCGCCCCCGGCGCCACCACTGTCGGCTCCCCGTCCGCACCGCTCCGCTCCAGCCGCTCGTCCCCCGGCTCGGGGGCCGGTACGGCAGGCGGAGGCGACCCGCCGCGGTCCGTGCCGGGGCCGCGGCCCAGCGAGCGGCGGGGCGGGCGGGTGGAGTCGTCGGTCGGCGGCATCGCGGTCCAGGGGCAAAAGGAGCAGGCAGGGCAGCGCGCAGGCTACCGTCAGCGGCCGCGCAGACGTCGCACGAGAATGCTCGCGTCGCCGCGCTGCTCGAGATCCGCCAGCACCACCGCCACCGCTTCGCGGACGATCCGTCCGCGGTCGACGGCCAGCCCGTGCTCACCGCGCAGCACCAGCCGCGCGTGCTCGAGGTCCATCAGTTCCTCGGCCGAGACGTAGACCGTGATCTTCTCGTCGTGCCGTTCACGGCCACTGGGCCGACGGTTCGCGCCACGCTGCCGGCGGCGCGTCTGTCCGGTCGGCGACACGGCGGCGGCTCCGGACGCGGCAGCGTCCTGCGGGCGGCGCCCCTTGGCACCGCCGGCCGACGCGGCCCGGTCGGCCTCCGCGCCCCGGCTGCGTCCTTCCGCGTGGCCGTCCGCATCCGCCGCGGAGTGCTCCTCCGAAGAAGAGGCAGAGGCAGCCGCGGAGGACGACGCCTCAGCCGCCCCTTCCCCGCCCGGATCGCTCTCACCCGCCGGCGCCGGCACCCTCGCCTCGCCGTTCGCCTGCCGCCGCGGGGACGACGACTGAAGTCCCATGCCCCCGGTCGTACGGAACAGTTCGTCGGCCCCGGGCAGACTCACTCGGCGTGACACCGGGCGAGCACCTCCCTGGCGAGCTGACGGTACGCGGCGGCGCCGACGGAGTTCGATGCGTACGTGGTGATGGGCTCACCGGCGACCGTGGTCTCCGGGAAGCGCACGGTCCGGCCGATCACCGTGTGGTAGACGTGATCGTCGAAGGCCTCGACCACCCGCGCCAGCACCTCACGACTGTGCACCGTACGGGAGTCGTACATCGTGGCGAGGATTCCGTCGAGCTCCAGGTCGGGGTTGAGCCGCTCCTGGACCTTCTCGATCGTCTCGGTCAGCAACGCCACACCGCGCAGCGCGAAGAACTCACACTCGAGCGGCACGATCACCTTGTGCGCGGCGGTCAGCGCGTTCACCGTGAGCAGGCCCAGCGAGGGCTGACAGTCGATCACGATGTAGTCGTAGTCGGACAGCAGCGGCTTCAGCGCACGCTGCAGCGTGGACTCGCGCGCGACCTCGCTCACCAACTGCACTTCCGCGGCCGAGAGATCAATATTGCTCGGCAGCAGATCCATATTGGGCACGGCGGTCTTGAGCAGCACCTCGTCCGCCGACATGCCCCGCTCCATGAGCAGGTTGTAGACGGTGAGGTCGAGCTCCATCGGGTTGACGCCGAGACCGACCGACAGGGCTCCCTGCGGGTCGAAGTCGACGAGCAGCACACGCCGTCCGTACTCCGCGAGCGCGGCGCCCAGGTTGATGGTCGACGTCGTCTTGCCGACGCCGCCCTTCTGGTTGCACATCGCGATGATCTTCGCGGGACCGTGATCGGTCAGCGGGCCCGGGATCGGGAAGTACGGCAGGGGTCGCCCGGTGGGGCCGATCCGCTCGCGGCGCTGACGCGCGGCGTCAGGGGCGAGGGTGGCCGCATACTCGGGGTCGGGCTCGTACTCGGCATCGGGGTCGTAGAAGTGCCCTTCGGGGACTTCCTCGTAGGCGGCGAAGTGGGTGGACTCTCGGCCACTCTCGTTGCCGGCCATGGCGTTCACGTGTTGGCCGTCCATCATCTTCATCGTGTGGGCTGTCGTCGTGTGCGTCGTGTGCTGTTGTGTCGCGAAGGTTCGGACAGCGACGGAGCCGACAGCCTCGAGCCCGGGCTGTTCCCTTGACGGGACCTGGCCCCGCGCAGGCATTCCCGGTTGACCACCCCCGGGAGTAAATGTCGACTCATTCACAAGTCGTCTTACCTCCTTGGACGTGACCAGGAAACTTATCGATAGGTCAGCGTGGCACCATGCCGACGGTTGGCGACTCTATGGCGTGTCACCGGTCCGCAGCAACACAATCCGCCGGACCCGGCTCGATGTGTCGGCAACCGAACACCCTTCTGTCAAGGGTGCTCAGGACTCTTGGCGTGACCCGGCCCGGACGTTTCGAGGGTGTGCGAAACGGTTAAAGGGTTACGTTCGAGGCGAGTTGAGCGAGCCTCACAAAGCGGGCGGATACGCATCCGGCCGGACCTTGCTCGGCAAGGTCCGGCCGCGGGCGCGAGATTGACGAGGCGCGTTGACGCGTCAGCCGAGCAACGTGCTCAGTTCGGTGCTCTCCAGGCCGTGAGCCTCGGCGACCGGGCCGTAAACGACCTGGCCGTCATGGGTGTTGAGACCCTTGGCGAGCGCCGGGTCGCGGCGCAGCGCCTCGACCCAGCCGCGGTTCGCGAGCTCCACGATGTACGGCAGCGTCGCATTGGTGAGCGCGTAGGTGGAGGTGTTGGGCACCGCCCCGGGCATGTTGGCGACGCAGTAGAAGACCGAGTTGTGGACCATGAAGGTCGGCTCGGCGTGAGTGGTCGGACGCGAGTCCTCGAAGCAGCCGCCCTGGTCGATTGCAATGTCGACAAGTACACTTCCGGGCTTCATCTTGGCGACGAGCTCGTTGGTGACCAGCTTCGGGGCCTTGGCGCCCGGGATGAGAACGGCGCCGATGACGAGGTCCGCCTCGACGACGGCCTTCTCCAGCTCGAAGGCGTTGGAGACGATCGTCTTCACCTTGGTGCCGAAGACCTTGTCGGCCTCGCGCAGCTTGTTGATGTCACGGTCGAGCAGGGTGACGTGGAAGCCCATGCCGACGGCGATCTGCGTGGCGTTCCAGCCGGAGACGCCACCGCCGATGACGACGGCCTCGCCGGCCGCCGTGCCCGGGACGCCGCCCGGCAGCACACCGCGGCCGCCGACCGAGCGCATCAGGTGGTACGCGCCGACCTGCGGGGCCAGCCGGCCCGCGACCTCGGACATCGGGGCGAGCAGCGGCAGCGTGCGGGTGGCGGTCTCCACCGTCTCGTACGCGATGGCGGTGGTGCCGGACTCGAGCAGCGCGTCCGTGCACTCGCGGGATGCGGCGAGGTGCAGGTAGGTGAAGAGGGTCTGGTCCTTGCGGAGGCGGTGGTACTCCTCGGCGATGGGCTCCTTGACCTTCAGCAGCAGGTCGGCGGTGGCCCAGACCTCGTCGGCGGTGGGCAGGATCTGCCCACCGGCGGCGACGAACTCGTCATCCGTGATCGAGGAGCCGAGACCGGCGTTCTGCTCGATGAAGACCTGGTGGCCGCTGCGCACGAGCTCGTGCACACCGGCAGGGGTGATCGCCACCCGGAACTCGTTGTTCTTGACCTCGCGGGGGATGCCGACCTTCACGTCGATCACGGTCCTTGACTCAGGGGTATACGGGTGCAATGCCATACATACCCGGATACGCGTGGCGCACCGGAAGACACCACGAGAGCATGTGGCAGAGCCAGTCTAATGAAGGACTTCGCGCTGTCTAGCCTTACAAAGCATTAATCTTTGGCCGAAGTGCTACGGATTTCGTAGGCAGGATCATCGGTACCCTCTGTTCCTAGCAGCTTCTCCGCCATGGCGCGGTGCAGCCTCGCGGCTGTCGGGTCGCCGAGCCGGTCGAGGGTGTCGGCCAGCCTGAGCTGCAGAGCTGCCTGCAGCCGTGCGTCCCCGGTCTGCCGCGCCAACTCCACCGCCTCCTGGCAGGTGCGCAAGCACTCCTCCGGCCGGCCCGCGTACTCCTGTACGCGCGCCACCTCGCTCAACGCTCGTGCCCGGGACGGCAGATCGCCGAGCCTGCGGTAGCCGGCCACCGCCGCCCGCCAGTTGCGCAGCGCCTCGCCGTACCGCCCCGCATAGGTGTGCACGGCACCCAGCCGGCCGTACAGCCGGGCCTCGTCGGCCCGCTCGCCGCGCGCCTGCCGCTGGGCGAGCGCCCGCCCGTACCAGTCCGCGGCCCGCTGCCAGTCCCCCAGCTCCTGGTAGGCACCACCTACGGATTCCATCGCGCGGCCCGTCGCGTACGGATCGTTCGCGGCCCGTCCGGCGTCCAGAGCCGCCCGGTAGCGGGCCAGCGCCTCCTCGGTACGACCGGTCTGAGCATCCAGATCGGCAAGATTCAGCAGGGCGGCGGCCCTTTCGCGGTGCAGCCCGCGACGCTCGGCCACGCCGAGCACCAGCTGGTGCAGTCCGTAGAGCTCGGCAGCCGCGTCCTCGGTGCCGCGGTGCGCGGCCAGCGCCCGGACCAGGGCCGCGACCAGCCGCCGCGCCAGGGTGTCCAGCTCGCCGTCCTCGACCGCGAGCCGCGCCGAGGCCAGCAGCGCGGGCAGCCTGATCCGCAGCCACTCGGCGGCGGCCGACGCGGTGGAGAACCGCAGCGCGCGCGGCAGACCGGCCAGCTTCATGCGGGCCGGGGAGCCGTCGGGCTCGGTGATCGCCCGGCAGGAGTGCAGCTGCCGTACGGTCCGCTCCAGCATCCGCGCCCGGGCCAGCTGTACCTCGGCCGGCCGGTCGTGCGTCTGCAGCAGGGTGCGCAGCAGCGGCAGGAGAGCGCCCGGCACTTCGTGGTGGTCGCCGGCCGAGCGCACAAATCCCAGGTCGGCGAGGTCGCAGAGGGTCGCTTCGGCGGTCTGCAACGAACAGCCGGCCAGCGCGGAGGCGGTGTGCGCGTCGGCGACCCCGCCGGGCGCGAGGGACAGCAGTCGCAGCATCCCGGCGGCCGACGGCGGCAGGGACTCGTACACCAACCGGAAGGCACGGGCCAGCGGCCGGCCGACCTTGGGCTGCTCGCTGTCGTCCGGCAGAGCGCGCAGCCGCTTGGCCACATCGGCGACCGACGCCCTCGGCCGGGCAGCGAGCCAGCCGCCGACCAGGACCAGCGCGGTGGGCAGCCCGCCGCACTCCTCCGCGATGGCCTCGGCGGCCTGCGGATCCACGGTGATCCGCACCGATCCGGTGAAGGTGCCGAGCAGCTCGATCGCGGACTTGGCGTCCATGCCGCCGAGCGTGCACGGCCGTACATCCGGAATACCGGTGAGCGGGCCCTCGGCCACGGCCACGGCCAGGCAGTCGGGGTTGTCGGGCAGCAGCGGGTCGACCTGCTCGGCGTCCCCCGCGTCGTCGAGAAGCAACAGCATCCGGCGTTCGGTGAGCGCCTCGCGCACCATCCCGGTCAGCTCGTCCTCGTCGGCGCCGGGCGGCGACGCGATACCGAGGGAGTCGAGCAGTCCGCGGGCCGCCCGCTCCATCGGGACCCGCCGCCCGCCGGGCTCGGACAGCCGGGCCCGCAGTACCCCGTCGGGGTAGCCGGCGGCGACCCTGCGGGCGAGTTCCTCGGCGAGCGCGGTGCGCCCGGAGCCGGGGCGCCCGGCGATCAGCAGCACCCGGGCACGTGGGGCCTTGCGTCCGGAGATGGTGTCCAGACCGGCTCGTTCGATATCGGCCCGAAGGGACTTCAGCTCCCGCTGGCGCCCGAAGAATTGGCTTCGGTACGCCTTGGCCGGGCCGCCCACGTCCACCGCCTGATCCGTCACGGGCCACGCTCCCGTCAGTCCGCGCACGAGCCAAGCCCGCAAGGGACTCCGCACGGGCGATCCGAGCGTAGTTCACGCTCTGCAACGAGCGTGGCAGAGCGCGGCGGGGGCGTCGCCCGATCGGATCAGCGGATTGTCCGACCGGAACTTCTCCCGCACGCCCCAGGCGTCGCTCAGGCCTCGAACGGGCGCGCCGGCCACGGCGCCTCGGCCGGCCGCAGCGTGTCGACGCCGTCGCCGTTCAGCACGGCGGTCAGCGACAGCACGCCCACCACCAGGGCGTTGTTGTGCAGGTCTCCGGCGAGCACACCGCGTACGAGATCCTCGAGCGGAACCCGGGCCAGCTCCATGTCCGCCTCCTCATCGGAGACCTCGAAGCGCTCGCCCTCGGCCTCCGACAGATCGCCGGCGAGGAAAATCCGTACGGCCTCGTCGCAGCCACCGGGCGTGGTGTAGACGTCGGCGAGCACCCGCCAGTCCTCGGCCTTGACGTGCGCCTCCTCGTACAGCTCGCGCTGTGCGGCGTGCAGCGGGTTCTCGCCCGGCACATCGAGCAGACCGGCCGGGATCTCCCAGAGCTTGTGGCGCACGGGGTGCCGGTACTGGCGCAGTACGAGGACGCGGCCGGAGTCGTCGAGCGCGAGGACCGCAACGGAACCGGGGTGCACCTGGTAGTCGCGGCGCGCGACGGTGCCGTCCGGCATGACCACGTCGTCGGTACGGACACTGGTCTTGTTGCCCCGGAACGGCGTCGTGGTCGCGGTGACCGGCCATTCCTCGGGGGTGTCCTTGAGCTCCATGTACGTCCTCCACACCACAAACAGAAACCGGGGTACGAGTCCCAAAGGACACGTACCCCGGCAACCGTATCGCTTGGGACTACTTGCCCGTCTTGCGCTCCACCGCGGCCTTCACCAGACCGGCGAAGAGCGGGTGCGGACGGGTCGGGCGGGAACGCAGCTCCGGGTGCGCCTGGGTGGCGACCAGGTAGGGGTGCGTCTCGCGCGGGTACTCAACGTACTCGACCAGCTTGTTGTCGGGAGACGTGCCCGAGAAGAGGATGCCCGCCTTCTTCTCCAGCTCCGCGCGGTAGGCGTTGTTCACCTCGTAGCGGTGGCGGTGGCGCTCCTCGATGTACGGCTGGTTGTCATAGACCTCGCGCACGATCGAGCCCTCGGCGAGCTTCGCCGGGTAGAGGCCGAGCCGCATGGTGCCGCCGAGGTCGCCCGCACCCTCGACGTACGCCAGCTGCTCCTCCATCGTCGAGATGACGGGATGGGCGGTGGCGGCGTCGAACTCGGTGGAGTTGGCGTCGGGGATCTCGGCGAGGTTCCGCGCGGCCTCGATCACGATGCACTGCAGGCCGAGGCAGAGACCGAGCAGCGGGATCTTGTTCTCACGGGCGAACTGGATCGCGCCGACCTTGCCGCTGACACCTCGGTCGCCGAAGCCGCCGGGGATGAGGATCCCGTCGACGTCTCCGAGCTCCTTCTCGGCGCCGGCCTGGGTCTTGCAGTTGTCGGAGGCGACCCACTTGACCTTGACGCGGGCCTTGTTGGCGAAGCCGCCGGCGCGTAGCGCCTCGGTCACCGAGAGGTACGCGTCCGGAAGGTCGATGTACTTGCCGACGAGCGCGACGGTGACCTCGTGGTCGGGGTTGTGGACCCGGTCCAGCAGGTCGTCCCACGTGGTCCAGTCGACATCGCGGAACGGCAGATCCAGCTTGCGCACGACATACGCGTCCAGACCCTCGGTGTGCAGCACCTTCGGGATGTCGTAGATCGACTTGGCATCGATCGCGGCCACGACGGCGGCCTCGTCGACGTCGCACATCAGCGAGATCTTGCGCTTGATCGCGGTCGGTACCTCACGATCCGCGCGGAGCACGATCGCGTCCGGCTGGATACCGATGTTGCGCAGGGCTGCGACCGAGTGCTGGGTCGGCTTGGTCTTCAGCTCGCCGGACGGGCCGATGTACGGCAGCAGGGAGATGTGCACGACGAAGACGTTGTCGCGGCCGACCTCGTGGCGGACCTGGCGGACGGTCTCCAGGAACGGCAGCGACTCGATGTCACCGACCGTGCCGCCGACCTCGGTGATGACGACATCGACGTCGTCGGTGGCCATGCGGCGGATGCGGTGCTTGATCTCGTTGGTGATGTGCGGGATGACCTGCACGGTGTCGCCCAGGTACTCGCCGCGGCGCTCCTTGGCGATGACCGTGGAGTAGACCTGGCCGGTGGTGACGTTGGCCGAGCCGTCGAGGTCCACGTCGAGGAAGCGCTCGTAGTGGCCGATGTCCAGGTCGGTCTCGGCGCCGTCGTTGGTGACGAACACCTCACCGTGCTGGAACGGGTTCATCGTGCC
This window contains:
- a CDS encoding AAA family ATPase; the encoded protein is MKTYRHGLVLGKFYPPHAGHHHLVRTAADRCERLTVLVCAASVESIPLADRVRWMREVHPDVRVVGALDDIHVDLNDPGIWEAHMAVFRAAVPEPVDAVFTSEPYGQELGRRFGAESVCVDPDRTVFPVSGTAVRKDPVGCWDFLEPPVRAALARRVVVLGAESTGTTTMAWALAEHYRHRGGVWTQTRYVPEYGREFSEHKLAELRTGRPAAGWEEVEFTSEEFPLIARRQAELEDEAARAGSPVLFCDTDAFATTIWHERYMGGPNEEVARIAARGQQHLWLLTDHRGVGFEDDGLRDGEHLRPWMTARFAAQLARTGRRTVALTGPHEQRLATAVAAVDALLDEGWDLADPLPEKR
- the scpB gene encoding SMC-Scp complex subunit ScpB, with the protein product MVVDEPATEEHLAKVLEQPRRAVADALRELADEYTVQGRGFELRLVAGGWRFYTRAEYADAVERFVLDGQQARLTQAALETLAVVAYRQPVSRSRVSAVRGVNCDGVMRTLLQRGLVQEAGAEPETGAILYTTTNYFLERMGLRGLDELPELAPFLPEAEAIEAETQEGVPSFDPDAPDTDADDKTEF
- a CDS encoding segregation and condensation protein A, encoding MFQGDDGGPAGPDAVFVPGRVSEPGGGGAPGPGRLSHGDDGGPAGTAVVEPPGSSVAAEAEPAAPEPAAPAVPATPPAEHAAAPQTPDDGRFKVRLANFEGPFDLLLQLISKHKLDVTEVALSKVTDEFMVHIRAMGPDWDLDQTTEFLVVAATLLDLKAARLLPTAEVEDEADLALLEARDLLFARLLQYRAYKQIAEIFSARLDAEGKRYPRTVGLEDHHAELLPEVVISIGAEGFARLAVKAMQPRPKPQVYIDHIHAPLVSVREQAEVVVARLREAGEVSFRELAADAPDTLTVVARFLALLELYREKAVILDQEVALGELMVRWTGGEGAEQPLVTDEFDQEVRENQEQEGNA
- a CDS encoding ParA family protein, which translates into the protein MPARGQVPSREQPGLEAVGSVAVRTFATQQHTTHTTTAHTMKMMDGQHVNAMAGNESGRESTHFAAYEEVPEGHFYDPDAEYEPDPEYAATLAPDAARQRRERIGPTGRPLPYFPIPGPLTDHGPAKIIAMCNQKGGVGKTTSTINLGAALAEYGRRVLLVDFDPQGALSVGLGVNPMELDLTVYNLLMERGMSADEVLLKTAVPNMDLLPSNIDLSAAEVQLVSEVARESTLQRALKPLLSDYDYIVIDCQPSLGLLTVNALTAAHKVIVPLECEFFALRGVALLTETIEKVQERLNPDLELDGILATMYDSRTVHSREVLARVVEAFDDHVYHTVIGRTVRFPETTVAGEPITTYASNSVGAAAYRQLAREVLARCHAE
- the ald gene encoding alanine dehydrogenase, which codes for MKVGIPREVKNNEFRVAITPAGVHELVRSGHQVFIEQNAGLGSSITDDEFVAAGGQILPTADEVWATADLLLKVKEPIAEEYHRLRKDQTLFTYLHLAASRECTDALLESGTTAIAYETVETATRTLPLLAPMSEVAGRLAPQVGAYHLMRSVGGRGVLPGGVPGTAAGEAVVIGGGVSGWNATQIAVGMGFHVTLLDRDINKLREADKVFGTKVKTIVSNAFELEKAVVEADLVIGAVLIPGAKAPKLVTNELVAKMKPGSVLVDIAIDQGGCFEDSRPTTHAEPTFMVHNSVFYCVANMPGAVPNTSTYALTNATLPYIVELANRGWVEALRRDPALAKGLNTHDGQVVYGPVAEAHGLESTELSTLLG
- the pnuC gene encoding nicotinamide riboside transporter PnuC — its product is MSLADILDPLQQPLFTVLDTPVSWTEVLGFGSGALCVWLVARQHIANWPIGIANNLFFILLFTQARLYADAGLQVVFITLAVYGWWTWTHGGGPGPDGLPVRRTTRTEWTWLLAAGVVGTFGLTLLLDRATDSNVPFWDALTTALSLMATYGQCRKRLESWWLWIAADVVYIPLYAYKELYLTALLYVGFMTLCVIGLRSWSRDLAAEQRELAEATA
- a CDS encoding tetratricopeptide repeat protein; the encoded protein is MTDQAVDVGGPAKAYRSQFFGRQRELKSLRADIERAGLDTISGRKAPRARVLLIAGRPGSGRTALAEELARRVAAGYPDGVLRARLSEPGGRRVPMERAARGLLDSLGIASPPGADEDELTGMVREALTERRMLLLLDDAGDAEQVDPLLPDNPDCLAVAVAEGPLTGIPDVRPCTLGGMDAKSAIELLGTFTGSVRITVDPQAAEAIAEECGGLPTALVLVGGWLAARPRASVADVAKRLRALPDDSEQPKVGRPLARAFRLVYESLPPSAAGMLRLLSLAPGGVADAHTASALAGCSLQTAEATLCDLADLGFVRSAGDHHEVPGALLPLLRTLLQTHDRPAEVQLARARMLERTVRQLHSCRAITEPDGSPARMKLAGLPRALRFSTASAAAEWLRIRLPALLASARLAVEDGELDTLARRLVAALVRALAAHRGTEDAAAELYGLHQLVLGVAERRGLHRERAAALLNLADLDAQTGRTEEALARYRAALDAGRAANDPYATGRAMESVGGAYQELGDWQRAADWYGRALAQRQARGERADEARLYGRLGAVHTYAGRYGEALRNWRAAVAGYRRLGDLPSRARALSEVARVQEYAGRPEECLRTCQEAVELARQTGDARLQAALQLRLADTLDRLGDPTAARLHRAMAEKLLGTEGTDDPAYEIRSTSAKD
- a CDS encoding pseudouridine synthase, which encodes MRSSGRNSGSGNRDSRGAGGNRDSRGAGGKGRGDKGRDDKQEQRPRRPRPEERRYDVGGSQSSEGGKSGGRGASARGGAKGGPKTPQGGGRAGAPRRGPHGQRESRPRELDAKIEQRNRDRYADKPQVKTPKTFPGAEQEGERLQKILARAGMGSRRTCEELIEQARVEVNGEIVLEQGRRVDPQKDEIKVDGLTVATQSYLFFALNKPAGVVSSMEDPDGRQCLGDYVTNRETRLFHVGRLDTETEGIILLTNHGELAHRLTHPKYGVKKTYLAAIQGPLPRDLGKRLKDGIQLEDGYARADHFRVVENTGKNYLVEVTLHEGRKHIVRRMLAEAGFPVDKLVRVSFGPIALGDQKSGWLRRMTITEVGMLMKEVGL